A DNA window from Zonotrichia albicollis isolate bZonAlb1 chromosome 2, bZonAlb1.hap1, whole genome shotgun sequence contains the following coding sequences:
- the IL10RB gene encoding interleukin-10 receptor subunit beta isoform X3, with the protein MHQGTPEETSPTLSSPRASIGAPAVRLRSEQGALHVDLSGPFAEHGQERWPLRLYYGSWRYRILYWRKGSRDTEPASASRWDFGFLPPKISKMGGSGGHQAQLGGAGPAGAMDSVLCASAGADPRVEQDRAAEQGALRADNPQRCNPCVDHCDCSDGVHAGRGHSCHRLFLLQFLSVQTHQTCFLPFLHFPRTLERVSEQTPGAPQPLPPREELLVCDKLTVMAEQSQPSLKGLGTGPAGQQSSLRTLPKDTDSGVRKSPNILLVIPWTFGFVSLLLFSRKTPQANTASQTFDRIILFFKYKKLGSK; encoded by the exons CGTCCATCGGTGCCCCCGCGGTGCGGCTGCGCTCGGAGCAGGGGGCGCTGCACGTGGATCTCTCGGGGCCCTTCGCGGAGCACGGCCAGGAGCGGTGGCCGCTGCGGCTCTACTACGGCTCCTGGCGCTACAGGATCCTCTACTGGaggaagggcagcagggacaccgaGCCGGCCTCTGCTTCCCGG tgGGACTTTGGGTTTTTACCCCCAAAGATATCTAAAATGG GTGGCTCAGGTGGACACCAGGCACAGCTCGGAGGTGCTGGCCCAGCTGGAGCCATGGACAGTGTACTGTGTGCGAGTGCAGGCGCTGATCCCCGAGTGGAACAAGACAGggcagctgagcagggagctctgcgAGCAGACAACCCACAACG GTGTAACCCCTGTGTGGATCATTGTGACTGTTCTGATGGGGTCCATGCTGGTCGTGGGCACAGCTGTCACCGTTTGTTTCTTCTCCAGTTTTTATCTGTACAGACTCATCAAACATGTTTTCTGCCCTTCCTACATTTTCCCAGAACACTTGAAAGAG tttctgagCAAACCCCCGGTGCTccccagcctctccctccccgAGA agagctgctggtttGTGACAAGCTGACAGTGATGGCAGAGCAGTCCCAACCCTCCCTGAAGGGGCTGGGGACGGGGCCAGCAGGACAGCAGAGCTCCCTCAGGACTCTGCCCAAGGACACTGACTCAGGAGTCAGGAAAAGCCCCAATATCCTCCTCGTTATTCCTTGGACTTTTGGGTTTGTCTCATTGCTGCTTTTCAGCAGGAAAACCCCACAGGCAAACACGGCGTCACAGACTTTTGACAgaatcattttattttttaagtacAAGAAACTTGGCTCTAAATGA